A single Nostoc sp. PCC 7107 DNA region contains:
- a CDS encoding substrate-binding domain-containing protein: MMKIITARVILGLVVLGLCSCNSIKSTTTTNPSQTTSQNDVQTQSPIKIAASSSSITVLKVLTEAYQAQNKTAKMEFISHSQSEGAIAALKNDIVDIAGSSHKLKSEEDNGKIQYRELAQDLVVVFTHNSVKGVTNLTTNQLKSIYAGKITNWKELGGPNAKIVVLDRPEDESAKKLLRKYYLGQDKTTTKAVILNKEGELIDTLQSTPYSIGAFSLAYSVINQLPVNRLKLNGIEPNQENFTNSKYQMVRHLGMIWQKSPTPNTQKFIDFIFSQEGNKLLQDKGFITIN, encoded by the coding sequence ATGATGAAAATTATTACCGCGCGAGTTATCTTAGGACTAGTCGTGCTAGGACTCTGTAGTTGTAACTCAATTAAATCAACTACCACGACAAATCCCAGTCAAACTACTAGTCAAAATGATGTACAAACCCAGTCACCCATCAAAATTGCTGCTTCTAGTTCATCTATCACTGTTTTAAAAGTACTAACAGAAGCTTATCAAGCCCAAAACAAAACAGCCAAAATGGAGTTTATCTCTCACAGTCAATCAGAAGGTGCGATCGCGGCACTTAAAAATGATATTGTCGATATTGCAGGTAGCAGTCACAAACTGAAGTCCGAAGAAGATAATGGTAAAATTCAATACCGGGAATTAGCGCAAGATTTGGTCGTTGTTTTTACTCACAACAGCGTTAAGGGTGTAACTAATTTAACAACTAATCAGTTAAAGTCAATCTATGCTGGAAAAATTACTAACTGGAAAGAATTAGGCGGGCCAAATGCTAAAATTGTGGTCTTGGATAGACCTGAAGATGAATCTGCCAAAAAATTACTGCGAAAATACTATTTAGGTCAAGATAAAACCACAACCAAAGCTGTCATTTTAAATAAAGAAGGAGAGCTAATTGATACTTTACAAAGCACTCCCTATTCAATTGGCGCTTTTTCTTTAGCTTATTCTGTAATTAATCAATTACCAGTCAATCGCCTCAAACTAAATGGTATTGAGCCAAATCAAGAGAACTTTACTAATAGTAAATACCAAATGGTGCGCCATCTAGGAATGATTTGGCAGAAATCACCTACACCTAACACTCAAAAGTTTATTGATTTTATATTTAGTCAAGAAGGTAATAAACTACTACAAGATAAGGGCTTTATTACTATTAATTAA
- a CDS encoding ATP-binding protein: protein MCLSIIGHWFTNNLEQNIRREVASFAERVYQDFLHEQEDLETQVNLIAGRETITLAIEQQDKQKLLQYLLPIRTTLNLDWIKVVNVDGNTLLDTRKASLITSKLIDKSITNISSSGGSLIDFIGVENSPQVLQVVIQAIKSSIKIVGGIIMGNLVDESFLEQIAVGSSKNIVTTKKDTIIASTLPEIKQTKWQPPSPNLSTIKTSIQQQEYFAKSIIFKGASQSLITTVLYPILQLEKTQSLLWLRLELLFLLGGSIVTLMGYLVGRKITRPLQAVTQIAKKVTKDANFDLQAPVTTEDEVGVLAIALNQLIYQVKQLLVEQYQAKEKLQIYSQNLEQKIKERTQEIEQKNLDLKNTLNTLQQTQSQLIQTEKMSSLGQLVAGVAHEINNPVTFIYGNVEHAENYVKDILQLVQLYQQNYPDPAPSIQDVMKEVEIEYIIQDLPKILTSMKVGAERIHQIVLSLRIFSRLDEAEFKTANVHDGIDSTLLILRHRLKAQARRPEIQVIKEYCEMPHIKCFAGQLNQVFMNILANAIDALDEAWEKNLCQQPIIRISSECENENICIHIADNGTGIPQKVQSRLFDPFFTTKPVGKGTGLGLSISYQIVTEKHRGSLECISLPDKGTEFVITIPIR from the coding sequence TTGTGTTTATCTATCATTGGACATTGGTTTACTAATAATCTTGAGCAGAACATTCGCCGAGAAGTTGCGAGTTTTGCAGAAAGAGTTTACCAAGATTTTCTGCATGAACAGGAAGATTTGGAAACACAAGTGAATTTGATTGCTGGGCGTGAGACAATTACCTTAGCAATTGAACAGCAAGATAAACAAAAACTGCTACAATATTTATTACCTATTAGAACTACTTTAAATTTAGATTGGATAAAAGTAGTTAATGTTGATGGGAACACTTTACTAGATACAAGAAAAGCTAGTTTAATTACATCTAAATTAATTGATAAATCTATTACTAATATTTCTAGTAGTGGAGGTAGCTTGATTGATTTTATTGGTGTAGAAAACAGTCCACAAGTTTTACAAGTAGTGATTCAAGCAATAAAATCTTCTATAAAAATTGTAGGTGGAATCATTATGGGTAATTTAGTAGATGAGTCATTTTTAGAACAAATTGCCGTTGGTTCCTCCAAAAACATAGTTACGACGAAAAAAGACACAATTATTGCATCAACACTACCAGAAATTAAACAAACAAAATGGCAGCCTCCTTCGCCTAATTTGTCTACCATCAAAACATCAATTCAACAACAAGAATATTTCGCTAAAAGTATCATATTTAAAGGAGCAAGTCAGTCTTTAATTACAACCGTACTTTATCCAATATTGCAATTAGAAAAAACTCAATCTTTACTTTGGCTACGGCTAGAACTTTTGTTTTTATTAGGCGGAAGTATTGTTACACTCATGGGATATTTAGTGGGCAGAAAGATTACACGCCCTTTGCAAGCTGTGACCCAGATTGCCAAAAAAGTGACAAAAGATGCCAATTTTGACTTACAAGCGCCTGTCACTACCGAAGATGAAGTTGGTGTTCTAGCTATTGCTTTAAATCAGTTAATTTACCAAGTAAAACAACTATTAGTAGAACAGTATCAGGCAAAAGAAAAATTACAAATATACAGCCAAAATTTAGAGCAGAAAATTAAGGAGCGTACACAAGAAATTGAGCAAAAAAATCTTGATTTAAAAAATACATTAAATACGCTTCAGCAAACTCAATCTCAACTCATTCAAACTGAGAAGATGTCTTCTTTAGGACAATTAGTTGCTGGGGTTGCCCATGAAATTAATAATCCGGTGACTTTTATCTATGGTAATGTTGAACATGCTGAAAATTATGTGAAAGATATACTGCAACTAGTCCAACTTTATCAACAAAACTACCCTGATCCAGCGCCTAGTATTCAAGATGTCATGAAAGAAGTTGAGATTGAATATATTATCCAAGACTTGCCTAAAATCTTGACTTCCATGAAAGTAGGTGCGGAACGCATTCATCAAATTGTTCTTTCTCTGCGAATTTTTTCACGTTTAGATGAAGCTGAATTTAAAACGGCTAATGTGCATGATGGCATAGATAGTACTTTGTTAATTTTGCGACATCGCCTTAAAGCCCAAGCTCGTCGCCCAGAAATTCAAGTAATTAAAGAATATTGTGAAATGCCGCATATTAAATGTTTTGCGGGGCAATTAAATCAAGTATTTATGAATATCTTGGCAAATGCCATTGATGCTTTAGATGAAGCGTGGGAAAAAAATCTCTGTCAACAGCCAATAATTCGCATTTCTTCTGAATGTGAAAATGAAAATATCTGCATTCATATTGCTGATAATGGGACAGGAATTCCCCAAAAAGTACAAAGTCGTTTGTTTGATCCCTTTTTTACTACTAAACCAGTTGGTAAAGGAACTGGGTTAGGCTTATCAATTAGTTACCAGATAGTTACAGAAAAGCATCGTGGATCATTAGAATGTATTTCTCTACCAGATAAGGGTACAGAATTTGTGATTACAATTCCAATTCGCTAG
- a CDS encoding class I SAM-dependent methyltransferase produces MNQIRKFSFLPLIGIILIVASFWFLTANKPEMTNIASTRIYEQRVNHSPDGIGKYYMGREIAKVMGHTGAGWLERPSRELEEQPSKIVGVLDLKPNDVVADIGAGTGYLSFLIAPLLPQGKVLAVDIQPEMLEIIQVSQQEKKITNVEPILATINNPNLPDASVDLALMVDAYHEFAYPYEVMQGLVKALKPGGRVVLVEYRGENPLIMIKRLHKMTQNQVRKEMQAVGLVWRETKNLLPQQHLMVFEKPVASTTR; encoded by the coding sequence ATGAATCAAATTCGTAAGTTTAGTTTTTTACCTTTAATCGGGATTATTCTGATAGTTGCAAGTTTCTGGTTTTTGACTGCAAATAAACCAGAAATGACAAATATTGCCTCTACGAGAATTTACGAACAAAGAGTTAATCATAGTCCCGATGGTATTGGTAAGTATTATATGGGGCGAGAAATTGCCAAAGTGATGGGACACACAGGCGCAGGCTGGCTGGAACGTCCTAGCCGCGAGTTAGAAGAACAGCCCAGCAAGATAGTCGGCGTGTTGGATTTAAAACCAAATGATGTCGTTGCAGATATTGGTGCTGGTACAGGTTATTTGAGTTTTTTGATTGCACCTTTATTACCTCAAGGAAAAGTGCTGGCTGTAGATATTCAGCCAGAAATGCTAGAGATTATTCAAGTTTCTCAACAAGAGAAAAAAATTACTAATGTTGAGCCAATTTTAGCAACCATTAATAACCCTAACCTACCTGATGCAAGTGTTGACTTGGCTTTAATGGTGGATGCTTATCATGAATTTGCATATCCTTACGAAGTGATGCAAGGACTTGTCAAAGCATTAAAACCGGGAGGTAGGGTAGTACTGGTGGAGTATCGCGGGGAAAATCCCTTAATTATGATTAAACGTCTGCACAAGATGACGCAAAACCAGGTGCGGAAAGAAATGCAGGCTGTTGGTTTAGTTTGGCGAGAGACGAAAAACTTATTACCCCAGCAGCATTTGATGGTGTTTGAAAAACCAGTTGCTAGTACAACAAGGTAA
- a CDS encoding VOC family protein translates to MTLGKKTKIAGIYEVCIGVPDPIFAIQYWEQFGYRIGQVGQLPAATAHQLYGVNSGLRSIRLYHQNADHGLIRLMVWQNPTNQGLGLASMKTKGNRWATTLTSDILTILNHAEEAKIAGFTIRYSIPYWEVIYQKERKSRPFIDPSVGVREMLLLQPLARQVLFQRFGYTIPDYGHINAASVLKTSQFTHIGIVVQDDSKTSLKFYEDILGLLRVRDDVETSYESSPAGRDLFDLKPGEKFIVTTFDDPRSSQTDMMAARSGRLYVIRFPEAINVESRFEAAQPGSLGMSLYTYRVQEIEEYGDRIKSSQVLNFTNIIENEFREKSFSFTAPDGYFWNLVETGFN, encoded by the coding sequence ATGACTCTAGGAAAAAAAACTAAAATTGCAGGTATTTATGAAGTATGTATTGGTGTTCCAGACCCAATTTTTGCGATACAATATTGGGAACAATTTGGTTATCGCATTGGGCAAGTTGGTCAATTACCTGCGGCAACAGCCCATCAATTATATGGAGTAAATTCTGGGTTACGTTCCATTCGCCTATATCATCAAAATGCAGATCATGGGTTAATTCGGTTGATGGTTTGGCAAAATCCCACTAATCAAGGGTTGGGGTTAGCATCAATGAAAACTAAGGGAAATCGTTGGGCTACTACCTTAACTTCTGATATTTTAACTATTTTAAATCACGCCGAAGAAGCTAAAATAGCTGGTTTTACGATTCGATATAGCATTCCCTACTGGGAAGTTATTTATCAAAAAGAACGCAAAAGCCGTCCTTTTATAGACCCAAGCGTAGGGGTGCGAGAAATGTTACTACTGCAACCTTTAGCGCGACAAGTTTTATTTCAAAGATTTGGTTACACAATACCCGATTACGGACATATTAACGCAGCATCTGTATTGAAAACAAGCCAATTTACTCATATTGGGATTGTCGTTCAAGATGACAGCAAAACTAGCCTGAAATTTTATGAGGACATTTTAGGTTTGTTGCGCGTGCGAGATGATGTTGAAACCAGCTATGAATCTTCACCAGCAGGACGAGATTTATTTGACCTCAAACCAGGGGAAAAATTTATCGTGACAACTTTTGATGATCCGCGTTCCTCTCAAACTGACATGATGGCGGCGCGGAGTGGCAGACTTTATGTAATTCGCTTCCCGGAGGCGATAAACGTAGAATCGCGGTTTGAAGCCGCACAACCAGGAAGTTTAGGGATGTCACTATATACTTATCGGGTGCAGGAAATCGAAGAATATGGCGATCGCATCAAGTCTAGTCAAGTGCTAAACTTTACTAACATTATCGAAAACGAGTTCCGAGAAAAAAGTTTCTCCTTCACTGCACCAGATGGCTATTTCTGGAATTTGGTAGAAACAGGTTTCAATTAG
- a CDS encoding CHASE2 domain-containing serine/threonine-protein kinase: protein MISGILQYLRTALTQNQDYRDTLTKIHWWRIVVVTSVGVTTLVWGMRELKWLQPWELKAYDQILRSRPSEPPDPRLLLVKITEEDLAQVKWPLSDATINKLLTKLESYQPRVIGLNLYRQNQTNLADGITNKNNIITTCLLSSKDRSEIPPPPNFPVANISYNDLIPDNQEDQIVRRGLLFAEPTNSHKCATQFSFAGLIAISYLEKQGINVDFTETHNFHLGKITFPTLIPNSGSYIGLDAAGYQILLNYRHPHRLAQEVTLTQVLNNQVNPNWIKDKLVIIGTTAASVHPGVYTPYSASPDHPARTATVFIHAQIASQILSTVLDGRPLIWYWTDWLELLWVLGWSLLGSILGWRLRHPFMLLVMGCLTLAGLVGICVGLFLLAGWIPLIPPAIAFLFSSVGMLVYTTYHTQQQTKLIIQQVEQQQEAIAQLNILLKETTSATEATKIYDQHTHSASIIIQPEKRTGDLLLGGRYHISRVLGAGGFGRTYLAQDTQRPGNPTCVVKQLMPARRDTKFLEVARRLFNTEAEILEVLGKHPQIPALLAYFEDQQEFYLVEEYIPGHTLHEELAPGHGAKNETFVIEMLKGVLEVLAFVHDHRVIHRDIKPHNIIRSNQDNRLVLIDFGAVKLMHPPSSEKTELATVAIGTRGYAPPEQFAGHPRLSSDIYALGMMGIQAMTGILPQELQPDPETGNIMWRHIVQVSPELGMILDKMVRYHFSDRYQSAAAVLQDLNQISDR from the coding sequence GTGATTAGTGGAATATTACAATATCTGCGAACTGCGTTAACCCAAAATCAAGATTATCGTGACACCTTGACCAAGATTCACTGGTGGCGAATCGTTGTGGTAACCAGTGTGGGGGTCACAACTTTGGTGTGGGGAATGCGAGAACTGAAATGGTTGCAACCTTGGGAGTTAAAAGCTTATGATCAGATATTGCGATCGCGTCCTTCAGAACCACCAGATCCTCGGCTTTTACTGGTTAAAATCACAGAAGAGGATTTGGCACAAGTCAAATGGCCTTTATCTGATGCCACAATCAATAAATTATTAACAAAACTTGAGTCTTATCAACCCCGTGTAATTGGTCTAAATCTCTACCGCCAAAATCAAACCAATCTTGCAGATGGTATTACTAATAAAAATAATATCATTACTACTTGTTTATTAAGCAGCAAAGATAGATCAGAAATTCCCCCGCCACCGAATTTTCCTGTAGCTAATATTAGCTATAACGATTTAATTCCTGATAATCAAGAAGACCAGATTGTGCGTCGGGGTTTGTTATTTGCCGAGCCTACTAATAGTCACAAATGTGCAACCCAATTTTCTTTTGCTGGTTTGATTGCTATTAGTTATTTAGAAAAACAAGGGATAAATGTAGATTTTACCGAAACACATAATTTTCATCTCGGTAAAATCACTTTTCCTACTCTTATACCTAATTCTGGTAGCTATATCGGTTTAGATGCCGCAGGGTATCAAATATTATTAAATTATCGTCATCCTCATCGCCTCGCACAAGAAGTTACCCTCACCCAAGTCCTGAACAATCAAGTTAACCCTAACTGGATCAAAGACAAGTTAGTAATTATTGGTACTACAGCCGCTAGTGTTCACCCTGGTGTGTATACGCCCTACAGTGCTTCCCCAGACCATCCAGCCAGAACAGCAACTGTATTTATTCATGCACAAATAGCTAGTCAAATTCTCAGTACAGTTTTAGATGGTAGACCGTTGATTTGGTATTGGACTGATTGGCTAGAATTATTATGGGTGTTGGGTTGGTCTTTACTGGGGAGCATTTTAGGTTGGCGGTTGCGACATCCTTTTATGCTGCTGGTTATGGGATGTTTAACTCTTGCTGGTTTAGTTGGAATTTGCGTTGGTTTATTTCTCTTAGCTGGCTGGATACCGCTAATTCCCCCAGCGATCGCATTTTTGTTTAGTAGTGTGGGGATGCTGGTTTATACAACTTACCACACACAACAGCAAACAAAATTAATTATTCAGCAAGTTGAACAACAACAAGAAGCGATCGCCCAATTAAATATTCTCTTAAAAGAAACTACCTCAGCCACAGAAGCTACGAAAATTTATGACCAACATACCCACTCTGCATCAATCATTATCCAACCAGAAAAAAGAACTGGTGATTTACTTTTAGGTGGACGCTACCACATTTCGAGAGTGCTTGGCGCTGGGGGATTTGGTCGCACTTATTTAGCACAAGATACTCAACGTCCTGGTAATCCAACTTGTGTTGTGAAACAATTAATGCCAGCACGTCGAGATACAAAATTTTTAGAAGTAGCCAGAAGATTATTTAATACAGAAGCCGAAATTTTAGAAGTCTTGGGGAAACATCCCCAAATCCCGGCGCTGCTGGCTTATTTTGAAGACCAACAAGAATTCTATTTAGTAGAAGAGTATATTCCTGGGCATACTTTACACGAAGAATTAGCACCTGGACACGGGGCAAAAAATGAAACTTTTGTAATTGAGATGCTCAAAGGTGTATTAGAAGTTTTAGCTTTTGTTCATGACCATCGAGTAATTCACAGAGACATTAAACCCCATAATATTATTAGAAGCAATCAAGATAATCGCTTAGTTTTAATTGATTTTGGTGCAGTTAAATTGATGCACCCACCCAGTAGTGAAAAAACAGAATTAGCCACAGTTGCTATTGGGACAAGGGGCTATGCACCACCAGAACAATTTGCCGGACATCCGCGCCTATCTAGTGATATTTATGCTTTGGGGATGATGGGGATTCAAGCAATGACTGGTATCTTACCCCAAGAATTACAACCAGATCCAGAGACAGGTAATATTATGTGGCGACACATAGTGCAAGTAAGTCCAGAACTGGGCATGATTTTAGATAAAATGGTGCGTTATCATTTTAGCGATCGCTATCAATCAGCCGCCGCCGTTCTCCAAGACTTAAATCAAATTAGCGATAGATAA
- a CDS encoding nuclear transport factor 2 family protein → MPSTAIETVIAAYFTNITAMNPEGWIENFAEDAVSYDPVGEPPVKIREDYHQFIGQLQAVFTKLAATTEHIFVAGTEAAVKWTMEGVSKTGKSVTFEGITIFEINKEGKIQTTRAYWNPNLLVAQLRG, encoded by the coding sequence ATGCCAAGCACCGCCATTGAAACTGTTATTGCTGCATACTTTACCAACATTACTGCAATGAATCCAGAAGGCTGGATAGAGAATTTTGCTGAAGATGCGGTGAGTTATGACCCGGTTGGTGAACCTCCAGTCAAAATTCGGGAAGATTATCACCAGTTTATCGGGCAATTGCAAGCTGTATTTACAAAATTAGCTGCGACAACTGAACATATTTTTGTTGCTGGTACTGAAGCAGCCGTCAAGTGGACAATGGAAGGAGTTAGTAAAACAGGTAAATCAGTCACCTTTGAGGGAATCACAATTTTTGAGATTAACAAAGAAGGCAAAATTCAGACAACCCGCGCTTATTGGAACCCTAATCTCTTGGTAGCGCAATTGCGCGGTTAA
- a CDS encoding LD-carboxypeptidase codes for MLKRRKFITTFGLTTLAAQIPLAQVQGKLSPNTILKPPRLQPGDTVGLVSPAGIIDAEDLANAKRSLTQLGLKIKLGNHLLDRYGYLAGTDANRADDINTMFADNSVTAIMTMRGGWGCNRILPLLNYAQIRSHPKIIMGFSDITALVLAIYARSRVITFHGANATSTWNEFTTNYAKRILFNGEAVTMQNLQTEDVQFETIASGKATGKLIGGNLSVLAAMVGSPYLPAWYKSILFVEDVREDVYRIDRMLTQLKNAGILNQISGFIFGRCTDCSVGDEPSFKLTQVLRDHLIPLKIPAWYGSMIGHIKDKFTLPIGLNVEIDADAGTIKMLESAVY; via the coding sequence ATTTTGAAACGACGCAAATTTATTACAACTTTTGGTTTGACAACTTTAGCAGCGCAGATACCTTTGGCTCAAGTTCAAGGTAAACTATCCCCGAATACTATCCTCAAACCACCCAGATTACAACCAGGAGACACAGTAGGACTAGTTTCGCCGGCTGGTATCATTGACGCTGAAGATTTAGCCAACGCCAAGCGATCGCTCACCCAATTAGGCTTAAAAATTAAATTAGGAAACCATCTCTTAGACAGGTACGGTTATTTAGCTGGGACAGATGCTAACCGCGCTGACGATATAAACACGATGTTTGCAGATAATTCCGTCACAGCCATCATGACTATGCGCGGTGGTTGGGGTTGCAACCGCATTTTACCATTACTCAACTATGCCCAAATTCGCTCTCATCCCAAAATTATTATGGGCTTCAGCGATATCACTGCTTTGGTATTAGCAATTTATGCTCGTAGTCGAGTCATTACTTTTCATGGCGCAAATGCCACATCTACTTGGAATGAATTTACAACAAATTACGCCAAGCGCATCTTATTTAATGGTGAAGCAGTGACGATGCAAAATCTCCAAACAGAAGATGTCCAATTTGAGACCATCGCATCAGGAAAAGCCACAGGTAAACTCATCGGTGGTAACTTATCAGTTCTCGCTGCAATGGTGGGTTCACCTTATTTACCTGCTTGGTACAAAAGTATTTTATTTGTGGAAGATGTCAGAGAAGATGTTTATCGCATAGACAGAATGTTAACTCAGTTAAAAAACGCTGGGATTCTCAATCAAATATCGGGTTTTATCTTTGGCAGATGTACTGATTGTAGTGTTGGCGATGAACCATCTTTTAAATTAACTCAAGTATTACGCGACCATCTAATTCCCTTAAAAATTCCGGCTTGGTATGGTTCAATGATTGGGCATATCAAAGATAAATTTACTTTACCCATTGGTTTAAATGTTGAAATAGATGCTGATGCTGGAACAATTAAAATGTTGGAATCTGCTGTTTATTAA
- a CDS encoding GTPase family protein — protein MTEQPNTDLPSADSQSTNEPPGGTTTQSANNAWQNRLAGVWKKATTSFMQFLPVEQVSQTVVEWYSISEAQIAEILEAVRAELPTTEALLIGKPQAGKSSIVRGLTGVSAEIIGQGFRPHTQHTERYAYPSNDLPLLIFTDTVGLGDVNQETQVIIQELLGDLQKSSRGARVLILTVKINDFATDTLRQIAHKLRQQYADIPCLLAVTCLHEVYPPDAADHPAYPPDYAEVQRAFAEIKQAFSGLYDRAVLIDFTLEEDGYNPVFYGLEEFRDGLADLLPEAEARAINQLLAQGVGKQIGNIYRDAGRRYMLTFSVMAATLAAIPLPFATMPVLTALQVSMVGMLGKLYGQTITPSQAGGIVSAIAGGFLAQAVGRELVKFIPGFGSAIAASWAAAYTWSLGEAACVYFGDVMGGKKPDPQKIQSVMQAEFQAAKERFKGIKR, from the coding sequence ATGACTGAGCAACCGAATACTGATTTGCCATCAGCAGATTCTCAATCTACCAATGAACCGCCTGGAGGTACAACAACTCAGTCGGCTAATAATGCTTGGCAAAATCGCCTTGCAGGTGTCTGGAAAAAAGCCACCACTAGCTTTATGCAGTTTTTACCTGTGGAGCAAGTATCGCAGACTGTGGTTGAATGGTATAGTATCAGCGAAGCTCAGATTGCAGAGATTTTAGAAGCTGTCCGTGCCGAATTGCCAACTACCGAAGCTTTGTTAATTGGTAAGCCCCAAGCTGGGAAAAGTTCGATTGTGCGCGGACTGACGGGAGTTTCGGCGGAAATTATCGGTCAAGGATTTCGCCCCCATACCCAGCACACCGAACGTTACGCCTATCCTTCAAATGATTTACCGTTGTTGATTTTTACCGATACGGTGGGACTGGGAGATGTCAATCAAGAGACTCAGGTAATTATTCAAGAGTTGCTTGGTGATTTGCAAAAATCTAGTCGTGGTGCGCGGGTGTTAATTCTCACCGTCAAGATTAATGATTTTGCAACTGACACGTTACGACAAATCGCCCACAAACTACGTCAGCAATATGCAGATATTCCCTGTTTGCTGGCGGTGACTTGCTTACATGAGGTGTATCCTCCCGATGCAGCAGATCATCCGGCTTATCCGCCAGATTACGCGGAAGTTCAACGCGCCTTTGCGGAAATTAAGCAAGCTTTTAGCGGATTATACGATCGCGCTGTGTTGATTGACTTCACCTTAGAAGAAGATGGCTACAATCCTGTATTTTATGGCTTAGAAGAGTTTCGAGATGGTTTAGCAGACTTGTTACCAGAAGCGGAAGCCCGCGCTATTAATCAGTTATTAGCCCAGGGAGTTGGTAAACAAATTGGTAATATCTACCGAGATGCAGGACGGCGGTATATGTTGACCTTTTCTGTGATGGCTGCAACCTTGGCGGCGATACCTTTACCCTTTGCAACCATGCCTGTGTTAACAGCATTGCAAGTATCGATGGTGGGAATGTTAGGTAAATTATACGGGCAAACTATCACACCATCGCAGGCAGGTGGTATTGTAAGTGCGATCGCTGGCGGATTTTTAGCCCAAGCAGTCGGGAGGGAGTTAGTTAAATTTATCCCAGGTTTTGGCAGTGCGATCGCCGCTTCTTGGGCGGCGGCTTATACTTGGTCTTTAGGGGAAGCTGCTTGTGTGTATTTTGGTGATGTTATGGGTGGGAAAAAACCTGATCCGCAAAAAATTCAATCTGTGATGCAAGCAGAGTTTCAAGCAGCGAAAGAACGGTTTAAGGGAATTAAGCGTTAA
- a CDS encoding metal ABC transporter permease, with amino-acid sequence MILAITSSQDLVSLLQFPFMQRALIGAVLMGILGGLLGCFVTLRQLSFFSHAVGHAALVGVALGVLLQLNPTWMLLPFTLVFGVIVLYFVDKTDLGSDSVLSIVLSGALAIGVIMSSLIQGYRGNLMAVLFGDILAIDTTDLALTLLILVGGTIFLFSTLRQQILLTLNPDVAKVQGIPVELYRYAFVVLLSLAVAVAIKAVGVLLVNAFLVIPAATAKLMSQQFSSFLLMSVIVGSTSSIIGILVSGIFNLASGPSIVLVQFLLFITVFVVIKLGWKTA; translated from the coding sequence ATGATATTAGCCATTACCAGTAGTCAAGATTTGGTGAGTTTACTACAATTCCCCTTTATGCAACGGGCGCTGATTGGTGCTGTGTTAATGGGGATACTTGGGGGTTTACTTGGGTGCTTTGTAACTTTACGTCAATTGTCCTTTTTTAGCCATGCCGTTGGTCATGCAGCTTTAGTTGGGGTAGCCTTGGGTGTGCTGCTACAGTTAAATCCGACTTGGATGTTGTTGCCCTTTACTTTAGTTTTTGGTGTTATTGTTCTTTACTTTGTAGACAAAACTGATTTAGGCAGCGATAGCGTACTGAGTATAGTTCTTTCTGGTGCATTAGCGATCGGCGTAATTATGTCTAGCTTGATTCAGGGATATCGCGGTAACTTAATGGCTGTGCTTTTTGGCGATATTCTCGCTATTGATACCACAGATTTGGCTTTAACGCTGCTAATACTTGTAGGCGGCACTATATTTTTATTCTCGACTTTGCGCCAGCAAATTTTACTCACCCTGAATCCTGATGTCGCTAAAGTTCAAGGCATTCCTGTGGAATTATATCGCTACGCCTTTGTAGTACTGCTTTCTCTAGCCGTTGCTGTGGCGATTAAAGCCGTGGGAGTTTTATTAGTTAATGCCTTTTTGGTGATACCTGCGGCTACAGCCAAACTAATGAGTCAGCAGTTTAGCAGTTTTCTGTTGATGTCTGTGATAGTCGGCTCAACTAGCAGCATTATCGGCATTCTAGTGTCAGGTATTTTCAACCTCGCCTCTGGCCCTAGTATTGTGCTTGTCCAGTTTCTATTATTCATCACTGTGTTTGTTGTAATCAAGCTAGGGTGGAAAACAGCCTAA